A region of the Caballeronia sp. TF1N1 genome:
AGGACGAACTGCTTTCGAGTCACAAGCTCAAGTCGATCATCCAGAAGTATTCGGATCACGTCGCGCTGCCCATCCTCATGAAGAAGGAAGAATGGGACGCCGAGAAGAGCGAGATGGTCGAGAAGGACGAAGACGAGACCGTCAATCAGGCAAGCGCGCTGTGGACGCGTAACAAGAGCGACATCACCGACGAGCAATACAAGCAGTTCTACCAGCATATTTCGCACGATCACGACGACCCGCTCGCGTGGACGCACAACCGCGTGGAAGGCCGCAGCGAATACACGCAACTGCTGTATGTGCCGAAGCACGCGCCGTTCGATCTGTGGAACCGTGAGCATCGCGGCGGCCTCAAGCTCTACGTGAAGCGCGTCTTCATCATGGACGATGCCGAGCAATTGCTGCCCGCGTATCTGCGCTTCGTGAAGGGCGTGGTCGATTCGGCCGATCTGCCGCTCAACGTCTCGCGCGAGATCCTGCAGGAAAGCCGCGACGTGAAGGCAATTCGCGAAGGCGTGAGCAAGCGCGTGCTGTCGATGCTGGAAGAAATCGCATCGTCATCGGCCGAAGCAACCGACGAAGCCGACCGAGAAAAGTACACGAATTTCTGGAAGGAATTCGGTCAGGTGCTGAAGGAAGGCATTGGCGAGGATTTCAGCAACCGGGATCGCATCGCGAAGCTGGTGCGTTTTGCGTCGACGCATAACGACTCCGACGTGCAAAACGTCTCGCTCGCCGATTACGTCTCGCGCATGAAGCCCGAGCAGACGAAGATCTATTACGTCACCGCGGACAGCTGGCAGGCCGCGAAGAACAGTCCGCATCTGGAAGTGTTTCGCAAGAAGGGCGTGGAAGTGCTGTTGCTGACGGATCGCGTCGACGAATGGATGCTGTCCTTCCTCAACGAATTCGACGGCAAGCCGCTGGCGAGCGTCGCGCGTGGCGACCTCGATCTGGGCGCGCTGAACGACGAGGAAAAGCAGCAGCAGGAAAAGGTCGGCGGGGAATTCAAGCCGCTCGTCGAGAAGATGAAGGAAGCGCTCGAAGGCAAGGCCAAGGACGTGCGCCTGACCTTCCGCCTGACCGACTCGCCGAGCTGTCTCGTGGCCGACGAAGGCGACATGAGCGGCTACCTGCAACGCATGCTGAAGGCAGCGGGGCAGAACGCACCGAAGATGGAGCCGATTCTCGAAGTGAACCCGGAACATCCGCTGGTGAAGGCGCTGCAGACCGATGGCGCGAATTTCGCGGATTGGTGTCATCTGCTGTTCGATCAGGCGTTGCTGGCCGAAGGCGGATCGCTGGAAGATCCGGCGAGTTTCGTGAAGCGGACGAATGCGTTGTTGTTGGCGCGTTGAGGTCGAGGGTTGGTTGTTGAGGTGAAGGACGCGCCGTTGGGGTTTCGACGGCGCGTTTTTTTGCGGCTACGACTTCTTGGCCCGCTCTGGCACGGAAGCGGACTAAAGCGTTGTCGTTAGCGCGCTTGAAGTCTCGACCTTTGGATGCGCGCTGCCGGAACGGACCGGCAGCGCGTATTTTTACTTGCGCTCCTTGTTGGACTGGGCGAGCACGGAAGCAGCTAGCGTCTTCGTTTCCTTCGAATACTTCGCGCTTTTCAGCACTTCGCTTGCCTTGTGCTCCATCGCGCCGCTTGTTTGCTTCGCGCTATGGGCCTGTGATAGAGCCGACGCGGCAAGACTCTTTTTGATCTCCGATGCTTTCGGATCATGAAGCGTCTCGGATGCCAAATGCGCCACCTTGTTCGACGTCTGCTTTGTGTTTTTAGACATTTAGATATCCTTTTATAAATGCGCTGATCGTGAAATCCACGGTCTGCAATTCAGTGTGCTGCGTTGCGCGCCGCCATTCCATACGATTTGTCCGAAGGGCAAGCACGGTTTTATAATCAACGCCATGCTGACCTGCACCGATCCCGTCGACCGCCATTGGCGCAGCGCGCCGCTCGCATCGCTTACGAGGCATCAAAAAGACTGGCTCACACGCGGCGGCTCCCTGACCGCGCACTTGCGCGCTAGGACAAGTCACTGTGGAAGTGACGCGCGAATGCGTCGCCGCGCCGTGGCTTGACGAATGGCAAGCGCTCGGCGTCACGCCGCGCACGCCGGTGTGGACGCGCGAAGTCGCGTTGAAGGTCGATGGCGTCGCAGTTGTAGTCGCGCACAGCATCGTCGCGCTGTCGCACAGCACGGGCATCTGGCAATCGATGCGCCGCCTGCGCACCCGCCCGCTCGCCGAACTTCTCTACAGCGACAGCAGCGTGTCCCGTTCCGTACTCGCAAGCCGCGTCGTCACCGCGCGGCATCCGCTGCATGCGCTGGCCTTGCGCGAAACGCCGCCCGGACATGCCCTGCACGCGCGCCGCTCGGTATTCCTGCGCCACGGCGCGCCGCTCATGGTCACCGAATGCATGCTCGATGCGCTCTGGGCCCGGCTCGCGGAATCGGCGAGACCGCGGGGTGTTCATCATCGTGAGCATGCGCGGGCGTTCGAGCACCTGAGTTCGCATGCGAAGCGCGTCGCGGACGAGAAAGCCCGATGACGCTGACCGGATTCGCGCCCGTGGCCGACCGCGCCACGCATACGCTGATTCTCGGCAGCTTTCCGGGCGTCGCATCGCTGACGGCGACGCAGTACTACGCGCATCCGCGCAATCAATTCTGGCGGCTCGTGGGCGCGGTGATCGGCGAACCGCTGCATGAATTCAGCTACGAGGAACGTCTGCAACGCCTGCTCGTTCATCGGATCGGCTTATGGGACGTGCTCGCCGCATGCGAGCGCCAGGGCAGCCTCGACAGCGCAATCCGCAACGCCGCCGCAAACGACTTCGACGCATTTCACACGCGCTTTCCCGCGCTCGGGAAAGTCTGCTTCAACGGCAAGACTTCGGGCCGCTTCGAAGCGCAGGCGAGCGCCGCGGGTTACGCGACGCTCGTGCTGCCTTCGTCGAGCGCGGCCAATGCTATGCTCTCGTTCGACCAAAAACTGCGCGTCTGGCGCGACATTCTCAGCACACAATGAAGAATCTGATCAAGCGCGCATCCGCCGAAGCACGCGCGTTCGGCCGCAACAAGGACGCGGCGAAACAGGACCGCCGCCGCATCAAGGGCGATGACGACGATCTCGCCAACGCGCCGCGCATCGACGCGCCGCGTAAGCCGCGCTTCGCGCCCGTGACGTTCTCGGAAGAGGGCGGCGTGCGTTATCTGCACTTCGGCACTGAATGGATCCAGGGCGCGATGCGCATCAAAAAGCCCGATCACCTCGAACTCGAATACGCGCAGCAGATGATGGCGTGGCTGCTTTTCATCGAGACGCCGGCGCGCATCGTGCAACTCGGGCTCGGCTCGGCCGCGCTCACCAAGTTCTGCTATCGCTTCCTGAAACGCGCGCAAGTCGAAGCGGTCGAGTTGAATCCGGCGGTCGTGATCGCCGCGCGCGCCATGTTCGAGCTTCCGTACGACGACGCGCGCCTCACCGTCACCGAACGCGACGCGTGGGAGTTCGTCAACGACCGCGCGAACCACGGCACCATCGGTGCGCTGCAGATCGATATCTACGACGCCAGCGCGCGCGGTCCCGTGCTCGACAGCGTGTCGTTCTATCGCGCGTGCCGGGCGTGTCTCACGCCGGATGCGGGCGTCGTCACGATCAACCTGTTCGGCGATCACCCGAGCTTCGTGCGCAACATGCGGCATCTGAACGAGGCATTCGCCCATCGCGTGATCGCGCTGCCGGAAGTACACGACGGCAACCGTATTGCGCTCGCCTTCGCCGGTCCCACGCTCGACGTGCCGTTCGCCGCGCTCGAAGCCCGCGCCAGGCTGATCGAAGCGCAACTCGGCCTGCCCGCGCGCAAGTGGGTAAAAGGCCTGGCCGAAATCGCGAAGCTGCCGATGACCGGTTCGTTCACCATCTGATCCTCGGATCCGCTCCAGCCAATCCAGCCAATCCAGGCAGGCCATCCCGGCGATTTTTACGATCTCATTTCTTATCAGGGGATTAGTCGGGATTCCCCCTGCTTGACCCGCGTTTTTCGGTCCATATACTCCTCCTGTTATTTCGGGGCGCTTTCAGCGGCGTGCCATGCAAGATGGCAACCGGCCTTTCGAGCGAGCGACCGACCGTCCTCGCCTGGCCGCGCCCAAAGCGAATGCTCAAAACAATAGGGAGACCGTCATGGCTCACGAAGCTGCGACCGGCACAGGACAACCACGCAACAAGCATTGGCTCTGGCTTCTGATCCTTCCGTGGATCGGCGTGGTTTGGGTGCCGTTTTACAACAAGATCGAGCCGGTTCTGTGGGGCTTTCCGTTTTTTTACTGGTATCAGTTGCTGTGGGTGCTGATCAGCGCGGTCATCACGGCCGTCGTCTATAAGAAGACCAAGGCGCTGTCCTCGGGTCGTGCCACGCCCCGACAAGGAGCCCCGCGATGATGAATCTCACCGCGACTTTCGTCTTCGTCCTGTTCTTCGTCGGCGTGACGATTCTCGGCTTCATCGCCGCGCACTGGCGCAAGGGCGATCTCGGCCAGCTCGACGAATGGGGCTTGGGCGGCCGGCGCTTCGGAACCGTCGTCACGTGGTTCCTGCTCGGCGGCGATCTCTACACCGCGTACACCTTCGTGGCCGTGCCGGCGCTCGTGTTCGGCGCGGGCGCGACGGGCTTCTTCGCGCTGCCTTACACCATCCTGATCTATCCGTTCGCCTTCGTCGTGTTTCCGAAGCTGTGGAGTATCGCGAAGCGGCACGGCTACGTAACCGCCGCCGACTTCGTGCATGCACGCTACAACAGCCGCATGCTCGCGCTGGCGATCGCCGTGACGGGTATCGTCGCGACCATGCCGTATATCGCGTTGCAACTCGTGGGCATCGAAGTGGTGATCGGCGCGCTCGGCTTTTCGACACAAGGGTTGCTCGGCGACATGCCGCTCATCATCGCGTTCGCGATTCTCGCGGCCTACACGTACACCTCGGGCCTGCGCGCGCCCGCGATGAT
Encoded here:
- the htpG gene encoding molecular chaperone HtpG; the protein is MAQETMSFQAEVKQLLQLMIHSLYSNKEIFLRELISNASDAADKLRFEAIENSALYENDPDLRIRVSFDKAARTVTIDDNGIGMSREEAISHLGTIARSGTKEFFSKLSGDQQKDAALIGQFGVGFYSGFIVADKITVESRRAGLPASEGVRWTSAGEGEFEVENIERAQRGTTITLHLRPEEDELLSSHKLKSIIQKYSDHVALPILMKKEEWDAEKSEMVEKDEDETVNQASALWTRNKSDITDEQYKQFYQHISHDHDDPLAWTHNRVEGRSEYTQLLYVPKHAPFDLWNREHRGGLKLYVKRVFIMDDAEQLLPAYLRFVKGVVDSADLPLNVSREILQESRDVKAIREGVSKRVLSMLEEIASSSAEATDEADREKYTNFWKEFGQVLKEGIGEDFSNRDRIAKLVRFASTHNDSDVQNVSLADYVSRMKPEQTKIYYVTADSWQAAKNSPHLEVFRKKGVEVLLLTDRVDEWMLSFLNEFDGKPLASVARGDLDLGALNDEEKQQQEKVGGEFKPLVEKMKEALEGKAKDVRLTFRLTDSPSCLVADEGDMSGYLQRMLKAAGQNAPKMEPILEVNPEHPLVKALQTDGANFADWCHLLFDQALLAEGGSLEDPASFVKRTNALLLAR
- a CDS encoding DNA-deoxyinosine glycosylase, translating into MTLTGFAPVADRATHTLILGSFPGVASLTATQYYAHPRNQFWRLVGAVIGEPLHEFSYEERLQRLLVHRIGLWDVLAACERQGSLDSAIRNAAANDFDAFHTRFPALGKVCFNGKTSGRFEAQASAAGYATLVLPSSSAANAMLSFDQKLRVWRDILSTQ
- a CDS encoding spermidine synthase, which translates into the protein MKNLIKRASAEARAFGRNKDAAKQDRRRIKGDDDDLANAPRIDAPRKPRFAPVTFSEEGGVRYLHFGTEWIQGAMRIKKPDHLELEYAQQMMAWLLFIETPARIVQLGLGSAALTKFCYRFLKRAQVEAVELNPAVVIAARAMFELPYDDARLTVTERDAWEFVNDRANHGTIGALQIDIYDASARGPVLDSVSFYRACRACLTPDAGVVTINLFGDHPSFVRNMRHLNEAFAHRVIALPEVHDGNRIALAFAGPTLDVPFAALEARARLIEAQLGLPARKWVKGLAEIAKLPMTGSFTI
- a CDS encoding DUF3311 domain-containing protein codes for the protein MAHEAATGTGQPRNKHWLWLLILPWIGVVWVPFYNKIEPVLWGFPFFYWYQLLWVLISAVITAVVYKKTKALSSGRATPRQGAPR